A single Oncorhynchus nerka isolate Pitt River linkage group LG10, Oner_Uvic_2.0, whole genome shotgun sequence DNA region contains:
- the LOC115136082 gene encoding alpha-tectorin-like, with amino-acid sequence MLRPGTPVILFHLFSFFTQREALSQEIMYPYGPVHRDLETPKMDDGSSTEIIILMPFIFFNNPYRSIYVNNNGVISFNVQVSQFTPEAFPLSDSRSFIAPLWADVHNGIRGDVYYRESADPELLERASQDIRKYFKNMPTFTATWIFITTWHQVTFYGGSQTTPVNTFQAVLISDGLSCFSMFNYGEINWSTGTASGGDPLTGLGGTTAQSGFNGGDIGHFLNLPGSRSNDVVEIEQTTNVNLPGRWVFRIDTALIDPANGCSYNGRFYRRGEIFWLSDQCSQRCRCLDLDNEVLCQEAPCGQLETCEQQEGAFYCQPTRTSTCVVFGDPHYHTFDGFLYHFQGTCSYLLARPCWEVAGLPFFSVEAKNENRGVASVSWLRDVTVEVYGHRVTLPKGSQGTVQVDGLVKTLPVQLQLGAVRVYQSGVAVALETDFGLLVSYDGQHYASISLPSSYFNNTCGLCGNYNDDPADDPVLPDGSLAESVVELGGSWRAEDADWRCTDGCAQNCSICDPLTEAFYFRPDYCGLINKTDGPFRDCRAVVDPTAFVYSCVYDMCSNRDNITTLCQAIQAYALACQALGVTIRPWRSRTFCALTCPESSHYQVCTSACPASCSDLTAHLYCAHPCTEGCQCDPGYVLSGSRCVRRQNCGCERDGLYYPLNDTFWAGPTGEARECTLRCVCGPNGEVSCFNDSCREGEVCVAEVGLLGCYPRREGVCSLGQNVVTASFDGASMFFPDDSSYYLLRSCGPTPANVSAVEVKMGRRLVNKGPAWMRPVVVRVANLEAQMGGSDFDTVKLNGEPVLLPYIHPLETLMIYRAPGNATVVESSGLVLVRYTRQGFLNISLSTLFYNATCGLCGLFNGNASDDLRLPNGRLAESPELFTEGWRAIADDLTCNGDCDDLYRMCTDLRLYQSPWMCGNINDPGNSSFLACHGAVNPSPFFRNCLYNMCVREGNRSALCSSLQAYASACQDAQVGLAAWRSATNCPLPCPENSHFDECTSACQLTCAGLDEHDEPCPLPCQEGCQCEEGFALRDGQCVARSDCGCLDLGSRQLTTNQTFWTDWECKERCYCNGSDNSVYCTLAPCGEGEYCQEGLEGLYFCQPRTEALCVAAGYSHFLPFGGVPFELQSSCTLRLATTACNGGVVGDDGDQSPATQPETSSSDTFPHFKLSARNEERDTGQAIWVRGFILEVYGYEIEVSRSYKHTITVNKERLYLPLKLGPGKVHIFTFGMQLVLETDFGLKVAFDWNTLLLLTLPRSLYNATCGLCQGMPLSSPPTFTTNDWGMAWADRDTFCQVGCGDSCPRCGLVERGLGAVDAPLLVTDANVEDGAQNVEGGGINVEGGGYTGIRFHLGDGLYVFVEPEAVRLCGLIADRGGVFARCHSKVAPAFFYQSCLQDTCLDQGAPETICNWLQIYTSTCQTQGVRVLGWRSDTPCVLTCPANSHYSGCMSVCQPQCAPARGQRECTQDCVEGCQCDQGYVLNGKGCILPQNCGCYTDGKYYEPKQLFWNGDCTKRCQCIGRNLIQCDPRRCKAEEECALHHGVRGCFARRSQHCVASGGGVFRTFDGASLRLPASCSFVLSTNCHKLPDLSFQLIANFDKWSTPNLTTISHAYLYINEENILISGSTVKVNGTPVSVPFVTGLMTRVSTSEGFLVIDTPQDIQVRYNRFNTLSITMGQRLQNKVCGLCGNFNGDPTDDYITSRGKPAISALELAQSWKTNGMQNSCDETQYVALAQSCENTAVLGLQGEEGCQKLTQMKGFFQPCHGLLDPRPFYQSCYLDGCYNHRKAQVCGSLAAYGEACRSLGTLTTKWIAQENCSEWIYDPCAGEICTNNTCEQENGGDLCGCPELPNNAGDEDDIIQAEVTCKHAQMEVSISKCKLFQLGFEREDVRINDQHCPGIEGEDFISFHINNTKGHCGSIVQSNSTHIMYKNTVWIESVNNTGNLITRDKTINVEFSCAYELDLKISLETVLRPMLSVINLTLPTQEGNFITKMALYKNSSYHQPYREGEVVLSTRDILFVGVFVEGADENQLILIVNMCWATPSRYSSDRLRYIIIERGCPNIKDNTIGMAENGVSLTCRFHVTVFKFIGDYDEVHLHCDVSLCDHEINACKVNCPHNRRMYTDYSNHKEQILTVGPIRRRESDWCEVGNGGCEQICTSKGMGAVCSCVTGMLQRDGKSCRAVSSSVDLRPLVLPLALSTVVSVLHAHSHTFLFS; translated from the exons CTCTTTCTCAAGAGATCATGTACCCTTATGGGCCCGTCCACCGAGATCTGGAGACACCCAAGATGGATGATGGAAGTTCCACTGAAATAATTATACTCATGCCATTCATTTTCTTTAATAACCCCTATCGATCAATCTAT GTCAACAACAACGGTGTGATCTCCTTCAACGTGCAGGTGAGCCAGTTCACCCCCGAGGCCTTCCCCCTGAGTGACAGCAGATCCTTCATCGCCCCACTATGGGCAGACGTGCACAACGGCATCCGCGGAGACGTGTACTACCGCGAGAGCGCAGACCCAGAGTTACTGGAGCGGGCCTCACAAGACATCCGCAAGTACTTCAAGAACATGCCCACCTTCACAGCCACCTGGATCTTCATCACAACCTGGCACCAGGTCACCTTCTACGGAGGCAGTCAGACCACCCCG GTTAACACGTTTCAGGCTGTATTGATATCAGATGGTCTGTCATGCTTTTCCATGTTCAACTATGGAGAGATCAACTGGAGCACAGGCACTGCAAGTGGAGGAGACCCTCTGACTGGTTTAGGTGGAACCACAGCACAG TCAGGTTTTAATGGAGGAGACATTGGTCACTTCCTCAACCTGCCTGGGTCCCGCTCCAATGACGTGGTTGAAATCGAGCAGACGACCAATGTTAACCTGCCTGGCCGCTGGGTCTTCCGTATAGACACTGCCCTGATAGACCCAGCCAATGGCTGCAGTTACAATG GGCGGTTCTATCGCCGCGGCGAGATCTTCTGGCTGTCTGATCAGTGCTCCCAGCGGTGCCGCTGCCTAGACTTGGACAATGAGGTGCTCTGCCAGGAGGCGCCATGCGGCCAGCTGGAAACATGCGAGCAGCAGGAGGGTGCCTTCTACTGCCAGCCCACGCGCACCAGCACCTGCGTGGTTTTCGGTGACCCACACTACCATACCTTTGACGGCTTCCTCTACCACTTCCAGGGCACCTGCTCCTATTTGCTTGCGCGGCCATGCTGGGAGGTGGCCGGCCTGCCCTTCTTCAGCGTGGAGGCAAAGAACGAGAACCGCGGCGTGGCTTCCGTATCCTGGTTGAGGGACGTCACTGTGGAGGTGTACGGCCACCGCGTCACCCTGCCTAAGGGCAGCCAGGGCACTGTACAG GTGGATGGGCTGGTAAAGACACTGCCAGTCCAACTCCAGCTGGGTGCGGTCAGGGTGTACCAGTCAGGTGTTGCTGTCGCCCTGGAGACCGACTTTGGCCTCCTGGTGTCTTACGACGGGCAGCACTATGCCTCTATCTCCCTGCCTAGCTCCTACTTCAACAACACATGCGGCCTGTGTGGTAACTATAACGATGACCCTGCTGACGACCCTGTGCTGCCCGACGGCTCGCTGGCCGAGAGCGTGGTGGAGCTAGGTGGCAGCTGGCGGGCAGAGGATGCTGACTGGCGCTGCACGGATGGCTGCGCTCAGAACTGCAGTATCTGTGACCCGTTGACCGAGGCGTTCTACTTCCGCCCGGACTACTGTGGACTCATCAACAAGACAGACGGGCCTTTCAGGGACTGCAGGGCAGTGGTGGACCCCACGGCCTTCGTCTATAGTTGTGTCTACGACATGTGCAGCAACAGGGACAACATTACCACCCTCTGTCAGGCCATCCAGGCCTATGCCTTAGCCTGTCAAGCCCTGGGGGTCACCATACGACCCTGGAGATCACGCACCTTCTGTG CCCTGACATGCCCTGAGTCCAGCCACTACCAGGTGTGCACCAGTGCCTGCCCGGCCTCTTGCTCAGACCTCACCGCTCACCTGTACTGTGCCCACCCCTGCACCGAGGGCTGCCAGTGCGACCCGGGCTACGTGCTGAGTGGCAGCCGCTGTGTCCGGCGGCAGAACTGCGGCTGCGAGCGTGACGGCCTTTACTACCCCCTCAACGACACTTTTTGGGCGGGCCCCACTGGTGAGGCCAGAGAGTGTACCCTGCGCTGTGTCTGTGGGCCCAACGGCGAAGTCTCCTGCTTCAACGACTCGTGTAGAGAAGGCGAGGTGTGTGTGGCGGAGGTCGGCCTGTTGGGTTGTTACCCCCGCAGGGAGGGAGTGTGTTCTCTGGGCCAGAACGTTGTGACGGCCTCCTTCGACGGGGCCTCCATGTTCTTTCCGGACGACAGCTCCTACTACCTGCTGAGGTCGTGCGGGCCGACGCCGGCCAACGTGTCGGCTGTGGAGGTGAAGATGGGCCGGCGGTTGGTGAACAAGGGTCCGGCCTGGATGAGGCCCGTGGTGGTCAGGGTGGCCAACCTGGAGGCCCAGATGGGTGGATCGGACTTTGACACAGTGAAG CTGAACGGTGAGCCGGTACTACTACCTTATATCCACCCTCTGGAGACCCTGATGATCTACCGCGCCCCGGGCAACGCCACCGTGGTGGAGTCCAGCGGATTGGTCCTAGTCCGCTACACCCGCCAGGGCTTCCTCaacatctccctctctaccctcttttACAACGCTACCTGTGGCCTGTGCGGCCTCTTCAACGGAAACGCCAGCGACGACCTCCGTCTACCCAACGGCCGTCTGGCCGAATCCCCCGAACTCTTTACCGAAGGATGGCGGGCCATCGCCGACGACCTGACATGTAACGGCGATTGCGACGACCTGTACCGCATGTGCACAGACCTGCGGCTCTACCAGAGCCCATGGATGTGCGGCAACATCAACGACCCGGGGAACAGCTCCTTCCTGGCGTGCCACGGTGCCGtcaacccctcacctttcttccGGAACTGCCTGTACAACATGTGCGTGCGGGAGGGAAACCGCTCGGCGCTCTGCTCTTCGCTGCAGGCGTATGCCTCAGCCTGTCAGGACGCCCAGGTGGGCCTTGCCGCCTGGAGGAGTGCTACCAATTGCC CCTTGCCCTGTCCAGAGAACAGTCACTTCGATGAGTGCACTAGCGCGTGCCAGCTGACCTGCGCCGGCCTTGACGAGCATGACGAGCCGTGCCCACTGCCCTGCCAGGAGGGTTGCCAGTGCGAGGAGGGCTTTGCGTTGCGCGATGGCCAGTGCGTGGCACGCAGTGACTGCGGCTGCCTCGACCTTGGCAGCCGGCAGCTGACCACCAACCAAACCTTCTGGACCGACTGGGAGTGCAAAGAGCGCTGCTACTGCAACGGCTCGGACAACAGCGTCTACTGCACTCTGGCACCATGTGGGGAGGGCGAGTACTGCCAGGAGGGCCTTGAGGGCCTCTACTTCTGTCAGCCGCGCACCGAGGCGCTATGTGTTGCTGCCGGTTACAGCCACTTCCTTCCGTTCGGTGGTGTGCCCTTCGAGCTACAGAGCAGCTGTACCTTGAGGCTGGCTACGACGGCGTGCAACGGCGGGGTGGTGGGGGATGATGGGGATCAGAGCCCCGCCACCCAGCCTGAGACGAGCAGCAGCGACACCTTCCCTCACTTCAAGCTGTCAGCCCGGAACGAGGAGAGGGACACGGGGCAGGCCATCTGGGTGAGAGGGTTCATCTTGGAGGTCTACGGCTATGAGATTGAGGTGTCTCGGAGCTACAAACACACCATCACG GTGAATAAGGAGCGTCTATACCTGCCTCTGAAGCTGGGACCAGGGAAGGTCCACATCTTCACCTTCGGCATGCAGCTGGTGTTGGAGACGGACTTTGGCCTGAAGGTAGCCTTCGACTGGAACACCCTGCTCCTGCTCACGCTGCCCAGAAGCCTCTACAACGCAACCTGCGGCCTGTGCCAGGGCatgccactctcctctcctcccaccttcaCCACCAACGACTGGGGCATGGCCTGGGCCGATCGGGACACCTTCTGCCAGGTAGGCTGCGGCGACTCGTGCCCACGTTGTGGATTGGTCGAGAGAGGCCTCGGCGCCGTCGACGCCCCTCTCCTTGTCACGGATGCCAACGTGGAAGATGGGGCCCAAAATGTTGAGGGAGGAGGCATCAATGTTGAAGGCGGGGGCTACACGGGAATCCGATTCCACCTGGGTGACGGGCTGTACGTGTTTGTGGAGCCCGAGGCAGTGCGTCTGTGCGGGCTGATCGCGGACCGCGGTGGTGTGTTTGCACGCTGTCACAGCAAGGTGGCGCCAGCATTCTTTTACCAGAGCTGTCTGCAGGACACGTGCCTGGACCAGGGCGCCCCAGAAACTATTTGCAACTGGCTGCAGATCTACACCAGCACATGCCAGACCCAGGGGGTGCGCGTGTTAGGCTGGAGAAGTGACACGCCCTGTG TGCTGACATGCCCAGCCAACAGCCACTACTCTGGCTGCATGTCAGTGTGCCAGCCGCAGTGTGCCCCAGCCCGAGGCCAGAGGGAGTgcacccaggactgtgtggagggCTGTCAGTGTGACCAGGGCTACGTCCTCAACGGCAAAGGCTGCATCCTGCCCCAGAACTGTGGCTGCTACACAGACGGCAAGTACTATGAG CCCAAACAGCTGTTCTGGAATGGCGACTGCACCAAGCGCTGCCAGTGCATCGGCCGCAACCTCATCCAGTGCGACCCGCGCCGCTGCAAAGCCGAGGAGGAGTGTGCCCTGCACCACGGTGTGCGTGGCTGCTTTGCCCGGCGCTCGCAGCACTGCGTGGCATCCGGCGGTGGTGTCTTCAGGACCTTTGACGGGGCGTCCTTGCGCCTGCCTGCCTCCTGCTCCTTCGTGCTGTCCACCAACTGCCACAAGCTACCTGACCTCTCCTTCCAGCTCATCGCCAACTTCGACAAGTGGAGCACGCCAAACCTCACCACCATCTCCCACGCATACCTCTATATCAACGAGGAGAATATACTGATTTCCGGGAGCACTGTGAAA GTGAACGGCACACCCGTATCGGTGCCATTCGTCACGGGTTTAATGACACGCGTCTCCACGTCGGAGGGCTTCCTGGTCATCGACACACCACAGGACATCCAGGTGCGCTACAACCGCTTCAACACGCTTAGTATCACCATGGGTCAGCGGCTGCAAAACAAG gtGTGTGGCCTTTGTGGCAACTTCAACGGAGACCCCACTGACGATTACATCACCTCCCGCGGGAAGCCAGCCATCAGCGCCCTGGAGCTGGCCCAGAGCTGGAAGACCAATGGCATGCAGAACAG CTGTGACGAGACCCAGTACGTGGCACTGGCCCAGTCATGCGAGAACACGGCCGTGCTTGGCCTCCAGGGCGAGGAGGGGTGCCAGAAGCTCACCCAAATGAAGGGCTTCTTCCAGCCCTGCCACGGCCTGCTGGACCCCAGGCCATTCTACCAGTCCTGCTACCTGGACGGCTGCTACAACCACCGCAAGGCCCAGGTGTGCGGCTCGCTCGCTGCCTATGGCGAGGCCTGCCGCTCCCTGGGCACGCTCACAACAAAATGGATTGCGCAGGAGAACTGCT CAGAATGGATCTACGACCCCTGTGCAGGAGAGATCTGCACCAACAACACGTGTGAGCAGGAAAACGGGGGAGACCTGTGTGGCTGCCCCGAGCTGCCCAACAACGCTGGGG ACGAGGATGACATCATCCAGGCAGAGGTGACGTGTAAACACGCCCAGATGGAGGTGTCCATCTCCAAGTGTAAGCTCTTCCAGCTGGGCTTCGAGCGTGAGGACGTGAGGATCAACGACCAGCACTGCCCCGGCATCGAGGGAGAGGACTTCATCTCCTTTCACATCAACAACACTAAGGGCCATTGCGGCTCCATCGTACAG TCCAACAGCACACACATCATGTACAAGAACACGGTGTGGATTGAGAGCGTGAACAACACTGGCAACCTCATTACCAGGGACAAGACAATCAACGTGGAGTTTTCCTGCGCCTACGAGCTGGACCTCAAAATATCTCTGGAGACCGTGCTTAGGCCCATGCTCAG TGTGATCAACCTCACCCTCCCCACCCAGGAGGGTAACTTCATCACTAAGATGGCACTGTACAAGAACTCGTCGTACCACCAGCCGTACCGCGAGGGCGAGGTGGTGCTGAGCACGCGGGACATCCTCTTCGTGGGGGTGTTTGTGGAGGGAGCCGACGAGAACCAGCTCATCCTTATCGTCAATATGTGCTGGGCCACGCCGTCCCGCTACAGCAGCGACCGTCTCCGCTACATCATCATAGAAAGAGG TTGTCCCAACATCAAGGATAACACCATAGGCATGGCTGAGAACGGGGTGTCCCTCACCTGCCGCTTCCACGTCACAGTCTTCAAGTTCATTGGGGACTATGACGAGGTCCACCTCCACTGTGACGTGTCGCTGTGTGACCACGAGATCAATGCCTGCAAAGTG